In Syntrophobacterales bacterium, the sequence TCTGCTTTACTGAACTCCGCTTTTTCATTGAAGGAGAGCTGATCCCGAAGGGTCTGCTTGCCGACCTCAATGATATCATCCGGTGTAAGGTGGAGACCGTATCTGGCATTCATGAGATCGGCAAAAAAAGGATAAACGGATCGGCTGCCGGGAACGGAATTCAGGCAATAGCCGAAAGCATCGCATGTGGCGGCCTGAATCTGGGATCTGAGCGAATTTTCCGCCTGCTTATTCTTGTCCTTGGGCATGCGGTAGGTCAACCCGGCCGTATGATCAGCTCCCATGGGGCTCGTGAAATACGTCATGCCCGTTCCCTTGACAGATCGGGGATCATGGGCGGGAATGGCCTGTCCTTTATAGGCCGGTACACGATTGATGTTGAGATATCGGGCCGTAGCGACCGCGCCGTTTCCTAACGCAACACCCAGGGGTGTTTCCTTTTCGATGTCCACTAAAAGGCGCGCCGCCGCTTCCGAGTCTCCCCATGACATTTTTCCCGCCTCTGCTGCCAACCCCAGAGAGCTGCCTGCCTCCACGCCATCAATTCCCAAATCGTCGCACATGAATTTGAGTCTGGCGATGGCATCGTTATCCGTAATGCCAAGATTTGTGCCCAGAAGAGCAATCAATTCATATTCATAGGCTCCGCAGATCCGGGTGCCGTCTTTATCGGGATAGATAATGGAGCATTGGACAAGGCAACCGGGCATACAGCCATGCATCTTACCGCCCCGCTCAAAGAGGATTTTCTGAATGCTGTTGCCGCTGACGGCGATGAAGTTCTCCGGGCGGCCCGAACGGTAATTTTTAGCCGGCAGTGTGCCATGACCGGCAGAGTTGTTAATCGCAAAGGGGGTGCCGAATCGTGAGAAAAGACTGCAACCGATATCATGTTTGAGGACATCGGCCCATGATCGAATAACGGCCCGGAATGCATCCGGATCGGCAATATTGATTTGGGCTGCCCCTGCCGGATCGAGGATAATCGCTTTTAACCCCTTCGACCCCATGACGGCCCCCAAGCCGCCTCGGGCAGCGTTTCGGGACGGATCGCCGAACTTGTCGGTCAAGGAAACCGAGGCAGCCTTGTACTTCCTTTCTCCGGCAATACCGGTGGAAATGACGGCGATCTTATCCCCATATTTCTTTTGCAGGACTGCAACCAATTCATAGTTCTTCATGCCGCGAAATTCATCGGCGGGAATGAGTTTTGCCTGGTCCCTGGATATGAGAAGGTTGAATAGCCGGTTATCCTGAGGCGTCCCCTGAACAACAATGGCGCGAATTCCGAGCCTGTCGAGGATTTGACCTGCCGGGCCTCCCGCATTGGCCTCTTTGATGCCTAGCGTGAGAGGACTCTTGGCGCCCAGAGAGATCCGTCCCATTTGCGGGGCTCTCGTGCCCGCCAGGGGGCCGCACGCCACGATAAAGTGATTTTTAGGGCCAAGCGGATCGGCAATCGGCGGTACTTCGCTGTTCATGATCTTGGCGATTAAGGCGCTGCCGCCAAGGTATTGCCACCCCTCTGCAATATTTTCTGAGGTTATGCTCTCATCGTCCATCCTCACCCTTAGGATCTTCATATATGGCGCTCCTGCTTGTATACAGTACCCAAGATCGACAGCTACGATTATCTGTTGAGCAGGTTTGAAAGGGTTTACGCTGAAAGAGATTTTGATTCCACTGGTCCTGATGATATTTACACCTTTTTGGAATCGCAAACTCATGATCTCGCCAAAACCACCAGAAGGCTCCGGTATGCCCAGATGAAAGCTTTTTACAATTTCATCATAGACCGCTGCTCACTGAACATGAAGAATCCTTGTCTCTGTTCGCTCTCCCGCAGGGTCTCTTCCACCTTCTTATGATCTAATACCAATTGTTCCAATTCCTGGATTTTCTGCTTTAAGACGGATATCTCTTGGGTCAGTTCTGCATTTGTCTTGGATAAATCCTTCACCGTGTACCCTCGTATTGTGAGAAACGATGACTTTTAGTAAAGAAATGCGAAATGGTTATTGAAGATGTCTTAACCCGCGAGGATAGTGCCGCATATCCACGGGAATGTCAAATGGAAAATAGTGTGATTGATGTTGGTTACCCTCTGAAGAACTAAACCGCTGCGCGGAGAACCTGGCAAAATACTTTAACCGCTCTCCGGCGGAGTTGGGAAAAGAGACGACAGCTTCGGTCAAATCTCTTCATGTAGCAGCCTTCGAAACCGGACCTTCCTCTGGTCATGTTTTGCTCCTTGAAAAACAAACGTCATGAAGTCTTCCTTCACAGGGTCGATCAGGTGTCCTGCATCAGACCAATCATGCGGTTCTATGAGAGAACACGCAGCACCACCAACAGCACGGCGCCATCCTTCGTATGAAGCTTGATTAACAAGTTCACGCGGCATAAGAAATACCAGGTGCCCGCCTTTTGACAACCAGTTTACGGCCGCTACGTGAGCAATGAGTGCGCAAACATTTAGATTAATGTCCCCAGTCCGACCGGTACCAGAGAAAAGACCCCGATCAATACATAACGCTTTAATCTTATCTCTATAACCAGATGCTCGAATTCAAACATGAACAGCATGAAGTTTTTATAGTTACGCGCCATCTCGACAGGGACATATACTGTCAATGGTGTCTTCAGTTATTCAATATCATTGAGGAAGCGAACGTCCGCCGCTCCCCTCTTTATTTGGTTTTGCCGTATGCTGAACGGGCCACTTCCTAATCGCCGATGATTATCTATGCCGGCTTCATCCCCTTTCTTCTCCTGGATGTCAAATCGCTCGATGAGCGCGGCGCGATCCTTACCGTCTCGGCTTCAACCTCCACTCGTCAAATAACTGCATCATCCGATTGCCTTTTAACCCATTTGAACACCTCCATGACCACCAAGATCACCAATGCCAAGGCCAGAATCGTGAGCCACTGTGTAAACCTGACCGGCCCGGTGGCCAAGATGGTTTGCATGAACGGCAGGTGCATACTCATTACATGGATACCTTGCGCCGCGATTACGCCGAAAATGAGAATGACATTCCTCCGCAGAGGGATCCGGAAGGAGGATTCTGTTTCAGAGCGGCAGTTGAACACATGCACGTTCTGCAGCAAGACCATTAAAAGCAAAACCATGTTGCGGGCTGGGCCTTCTTCCATTGCCTGAAAGGACACCATCCAGTACCAGAATCCAAAGGCCAGGGCACCGATGGTCAATCCCGAGACAAGGGTCTGACTGATCATCCGCGAATCGAAAATTGTCTCCTCGGGTCTTCGGGGCTTGCGCTTCATGGCGCCCGGCTCGCCGCCTTCAAAGGCCAGGGCCACATCCTGGATGCCGTTGGTCACCAGGTTGAGCCACAGCAGTTGAACGGCCAAAAGGGGAATGGGCAGGCCCGCCAGGATCGCCGCGGTAAACATCAAGACTTCGGCAGCGCCGGTGGAGATAAGCAGGTAGATCACCTTGCGCACGTTGTCATAGGCAAACCGCCCCTCTTCGACACCAGCCACGATGGAGGCGAAGTTGTCGTCGGTAACGATCATCGAGCCAACTTCCTTGGCCACATCGGTCCCCGAGCCCATGGCCACACCAATATTGGCCCGCCGCAGGGCCGGGGCGTCGTTGACCCCGTCGCCGGTAACCGCCACAAATTCCCCCCGGCGGATCAGCACATCGACGATTTCCAGCTTTTGGATTGGGGAAACCCTGGCAAATACATGGGTGGATGCCACCAGTTTTTCAAAGGCCGGGCTGTCCGGGGTCCCGGCCTCGCTCAACTGCATGCCGGTGACCACCGACTCATCGCGTTCGGACAGACCCAGTTCCCCGGCGATGGCCCCGGCGGTCGCAGGGTGATCTCCGGTGATCATGAGGACATGGATGCCGGCGGTCTTGCATATCTGCACCGATTCGAGAGCTTCGGGTCGCAAGGGATCGATGAATCCCACCAAACCGTGCAAAACCAACCCGGAAAGTGCTTCTTCCGGAGGGGTGTCATGCCGGATGGACCCGAATTCACCACCGGCCACAGCCAGCACGCGCAGACCCTTTTTTGCCAAAGTCTCTACCTGTGCCTCGATGCCTTCCCGGTCGAGGTCGGCCGGTTCTCCGTTCCGAACCGTGCAGTTGCAAAAATCCAGAATGGTTTCTACGGCTCCCTTGGCGGCCACATGTCCGGTTCCGTCTTTTTCAAAGAAGACCGCCGAATATTTGAGCTCGGATTCGTACGGGATTTCCCGGATGATCCGGACTGGCTGTTTTACCTTTTCCGGATGAAGGCCCAGTTTGTATCCCATGGCCAGGAACGCAACATCCATGGCGTCACCGCGGTGTTTCCAGCCTCCGTCCTCCTCAACGAGCGATCCCTCGTTGGCCAGAATAGCCAGTTCGGCCAGCCGGTTCAGCCGATTTCGTTCGTTTTCGGAGATATTTCCGTTGTTGCCGGCCGCCGAGACTTCCCCTTCGCCGTTATAGCCCTCTCCGGAAAGATGGTAAGTCTGCCCGTCGGGCAAAGCGATGGTGCGAACCGTCTGCTGGTTGACCGTTAACGTGCCGGTCTTGTCGCTGGCGATTACCGTACAGCTTCCCAGGCTTTCCACGGCGGTGAGCTTGCGCACGATGACATTGCGGTCAGACATCCGCTTGGTGGCGATGGAAAGGGCCACGGTCAGGGCCACGGGAAGTCCCTCGGGAATGGCTGAGACCGCCAGCGCCACCACGAAAAAGAAGATCGCCGTAAGATCCTTGCCCTGGGTCCACAGGAGAAGCGCCAGGCCGGCGCTGATCGCCAACACCAAAATACTGATGTGTTTGACGAACCGTTCCATCCGCAGCACCAGAGGGGGCTTGCCGCTTTCCGATTCGGATACGGTTTGGGCAATGATGCCCACCTGGGTTTCGGTTCCGGTGCCGACAACGATCCCGACCCCTCGGCCCGAGGTGATGGTCGACCCGGCAAAAGTCATGTTTTTGCGGTCACTCACCCCGGTGTCCTCGGGCAAGGACACGGCGGTCTTTTCAGAGGCCATGGATTCGCCCGTCAGAAAGCTTTCGTCGGCCGCAAGACTATTGGCTTGCACCAGGCGCAGATCGGCCGGTACCTTATTGCCCGACTCCAGCAACACGATATCGCCCGGGACGACCATTTCCGCCGGGATGTCCGTCCCCTTGCCGCCGCGGCGCACCCGCGCCTTGATCTTGAGCAGGCGCTGCAAACCGGCCGCGCTTTTTTCGGCCTGATACTCTTGGTAGGTCCCCAGGCCGCTGTTCAGGACGAGAACGATCAGGATGAACAAGGCGTCGGTGGATTCTCCAATGGCGACGGACGCCACGGCAGCGGCCAGGAGAATGAAGATCAGGGGGTTGAGTACCTGGTGGAGCAGGATCGCCCAGATCGTCGGTGGTTCTTTGGTAGGCAG encodes:
- a CDS encoding iron-containing alcohol dehydrogenase; protein product: MKILRVRMDDESITSENIAEGWQYLGGSALIAKIMNSEVPPIADPLGPKNHFIVACGPLAGTRAPQMGRISLGAKSPLTLGIKEANAGGPAGQILDRLGIRAIVVQGTPQDNRLFNLLISRDQAKLIPADEFRGMKNYELVAVLQKKYGDKIAVISTGIAGERKYKAASVSLTDKFGDPSRNAARGGLGAVMGSKGLKAIILDPAGAAQINIADPDAFRAVIRSWADVLKHDIGCSLFSRFGTPFAINNSAGHGTLPAKNYRSGRPENFIAVSGNSIQKILFERGGKMHGCMPGCLVQCSIIYPDKDGTRICGAYEYELIALLGTNLGITDNDAIARLKFMCDDLGIDGVEAGSSLGLAAEAGKMSWGDSEAAARLLVDIEKETPLGVALGNGAVATARYLNINRVPAYKGQAIPAHDPRSVKGTGMTYFTSPMGADHTAGLTYRMPKDKNKQAENSLRSQIQAATCDAFGYCLNSVPGSRSVYPFFADLMNARYGLHLTPDDIIEVGKQTLRDQLSFNEKAEFSKADLKMPAFLREEAIKPTDSVFDVDDAEVQNLWDGLNAFKETEKVWEVRIPPLPDVLLGAGVARNMGQRVRRLNVTKAFLVTDLFLSKSGKVEEIQKILEESGIETVVFPEVEPDPPIELIERAGKLYNESGCNGILRLGGGSSLDTAKTLGLRVTHGGDLREYESLVGGGSKIKPILPPVICIPTTSGTGSEANPCAVLTDKERGLKFILMSNHLIPKLAVVDPLICKSMPPGLTVESGIDALAHCIEGYVSLATPYHPYFESMALYGVTMARRTLL
- a CDS encoding site-specific integrase — protein: MYTVPKIDSYDYLLSRFERVYAERDFDSTGPDDIYTFLESQTHDLAKTTRRLRYAQMKAFYNFIIDRCSLNMKNPCLCSLSRRVSSTFL
- a CDS encoding HAD-IC family P-type ATPase codes for the protein MKPKEQACRLCEEKWQALDEQNVYGKLQSGPDGLADPEAARRLTYYGPNTLPTKEPPTIWAILLHQVLNPLIFILLAAAVASVAIGESTDALFILIVLVLNSGLGTYQEYQAEKSAAGLQRLLKIKARVRRGGKGTDIPAEMVVPGDIVLLESGNKVPADLRLVQANSLAADESFLTGESMASEKTAVSLPEDTGVSDRKNMTFAGSTITSGRGVGIVVGTGTETQVGIIAQTVSESESGKPPLVLRMERFVKHISILVLAISAGLALLLWTQGKDLTAIFFFVVALAVSAIPEGLPVALTVALSIATKRMSDRNVIVRKLTAVESLGSCTVIASDKTGTLTVNQQTVRTIALPDGQTYHLSGEGYNGEGEVSAAGNNGNISENERNRLNRLAELAILANEGSLVEEDGGWKHRGDAMDVAFLAMGYKLGLHPEKVKQPVRIIREIPYESELKYSAVFFEKDGTGHVAAKGAVETILDFCNCTVRNGEPADLDREGIEAQVETLAKKGLRVLAVAGGEFGSIRHDTPPEEALSGLVLHGLVGFIDPLRPEALESVQICKTAGIHVLMITGDHPATAGAIAGELGLSERDESVVTGMQLSEAGTPDSPAFEKLVASTHVFARVSPIQKLEIVDVLIRRGEFVAVTGDGVNDAPALRRANIGVAMGSGTDVAKEVGSMIVTDDNFASIVAGVEEGRFAYDNVRKVIYLLISTGAAEVLMFTAAILAGLPIPLLAVQLLWLNLVTNGIQDVALAFEGGEPGAMKRKPRRPEETIFDSRMISQTLVSGLTIGALAFGFWYWMVSFQAMEEGPARNMVLLLMVLLQNVHVFNCRSETESSFRIPLRRNVILIFGVIAAQGIHVMSMHLPFMQTILATGPVRFTQWLTILALALVILVVMEVFKWVKRQSDDAVI